The genomic interval ACTCCTCTGATGATTCAGTAGAGAAACTTCCTGAGATGCTACTGGGAAAATATCATGATCCTTCACATTTCCACTGAGTTTACAAATGCTTCAAATTTTGTCAGTAATCGATAATCTGTGCCTCCCTGTCAGGTAAGTCATCATCAGTATTCCCAAGAAAAGGTCCTGAAAGATACTGCCTTGAGCCTCCTAATTTTTCTGTTGAGGCAAAATTTGAAGCAGGTACTTCCTACCTCACAGCACATATTAGCCACTACGTCACTTCCTGAAACATAACCAATGACTTACCTGAGTGTAATGGCCACATACTTTATGACACTGTTGAGTGGCATAATTGTAATCTTTGACTTCATCGTACCAATTCTTAAGGCTGTTTGTCACATTGAAACGCATCCCAGAGCCAGTCCAAATATTCTCTCCAATGAATGGAAAGATTGGGTGGACCTTCCCACGTATTTGGAGGTCAGGATTATGTTGGAAATGGCACTTCTGTGCCCAGGTATGGGCTGTTATCGCTAGATCATGGTCCCAACTCTGCAACAAACACAGTAAGAGTAGGTGACGATCATTTTGTTTTACATTCTAGGTCACATAACCTTTGGATTAAGAGAAGAGTTAAGGttcgtgcagcgcaatcctaaccccggtttagactggcacaagtcacttgtaccGATCCGGGGCtgatgcaaacatgccgtaaggcacatttgtgctgactttAGAGTCCGGGAGGTCAGTGCAAGgtgttgcactggcctccccaagccGGATCCAGGTTCACTATTCTGTGACTTGTAGGAATCAGACAAGCTTCATCAGTGCATTTGAGATCACCACCCATAAAGAATTCCTTACAAAGTTACATGCATACTTCTAAAATACAAACTGTTTCAAATAGGATATGGGACGTTGTAGCGCTAAAGGCTTGCGTTTGTTTCCAAGGCCCTGAGTTGAGGGCTTTCAGGCCCCCAGAATTCCAATGGGGTTGCTAGCCCTCCAGGATTGATCTGGGGTGTCCAGGAACcagcatcaatctccaagtgactactgaaagcaagaTGCAGGAATCTCCAGCATTACctcatgttgggggaaaaatccTCAGgaatggctgtaatcctatacacacttagagGGAgtgaatcccactgaactcaacaagGCTTATGTCTGATGTGCATAACATTGTGCTGGAAATATAAACTGGAAAGAACTATAAATGAATGCAATTTTACATTATCTATAGTTACAAACATAGTAAGCAGGTTCCCTTACCATCCTACGCATGTCACTTGCTGGTGGAGTCACACTGGATCGAAAATGGTTATGTGCTCTGACACACTCCTTAATAAAGTCTGCATTTCTAATATCGGGCAAAGTATCGAGGCCATATGAGCAGCACCAAGCGGATAGATCCAAGAACATCAAAACACCAAGGAGCAGGTGGATTTCTGTCATTCTGGAGTCACTCTCTTGACTGAACAGCCAAATGTTTGCAATATGAAGTTGCTCTTTGCTGGGCAAACGTTTAGCTCAAAAATCTTTAGGTTCCTTTTTCCTTCACTGCACTTCACTTGGTCTGCAACATTTGAGCAGACAACAGGAAATGAATCAACAACTTCTCTGCAGGCAGAGAAATGAGTCAGTCGATGATTTATGCCTTTTCGGAGACTTCCTTGTTTGTTTCTCTTGCATTTCTTCATATAACAGCTTGTGAGTTGCTCTTGTATCTGCTGCTCCTGGTCTGTTTTACTTTTGCCTgtcttatttcttttttaaacagttgaattttattttactggattttttaaaagtcatttttatactcttgttagctgccttgggacgATCcagtgaaaggcaggatagaaatgaataaaatgttaTATGTCCCTTAATTACTTAGAGAGCAGCAGGGATACTGGACAGTATAAAAATCCATAAAGTGCCATATTACGAATGGCCTTTAAAACATCAACATAATTTTCCCAGTTTTGCAATGAACCTTTATTATATAGATCCAAAAGAGGAAACCACATTACAGAACCAATAAAAGCTATGTGGAGATACAGAAAACCACATGTCGCACACACAGAACACAA from Tiliqua scincoides isolate rTilSci1 chromosome 7, rTilSci1.hap2, whole genome shotgun sequence carries:
- the LOC136656983 gene encoding glioma pathogenesis-related protein 1-like, giving the protein MTEIHLLLGVLMFLDLSAWCCSYGLDTLPDIRNADFIKECVRAHNHFRSSVTPPASDMRRMSWDHDLAITAHTWAQKCHFQHNPDLQIRGKVHPIFPFIGENIWTGSGMRFNVTNSLKNWYDEVKDYNYATQQCHKVCGHYTQMVWATSYKVGCAVHFCPRVTNFRSPNAAHFICNYGPGGNYPTRPYKTGAACSECPGEPCVDRLCGEFLKDPSCDEYCILVLALRPSLALLTLAVATLVQKYYPTTFRYD